The Pseudomonas sp. FP2309 genome has a window encoding:
- a CDS encoding 1-acyl-sn-glycerol-3-phosphate acyltransferase, protein MLFLLRMLLMGLHFMVAGVLGIVIGVCRPFNPDNSRLCARLYARPAMWILRLNVKADVDSLRNKPGTCVVIANHQSNYDLFVCGNVVPHRTVCIAKKSLKWVPLFGQLFWLAGNVLIDRGNAHKARRAMLTTTHTLQHEDTSIWVFPEGTRNLGKGLLPFKKGAFHMAIAAGVPIVQVCVSNYVTHMKLNRWNSGDVLIRSLPPIPTAGLSADDVPALMQACQAQMDACIAAMDLELQSDVTIELPSS, encoded by the coding sequence ATGCTCTTTTTGCTGCGTATGTTGTTGATGGGCCTGCACTTTATGGTCGCCGGTGTGCTGGGCATCGTTATTGGGGTGTGCCGCCCCTTCAACCCGGACAACAGTCGTCTGTGTGCCCGCCTGTATGCGCGGCCCGCGATGTGGATCTTGCGGCTGAACGTTAAGGCCGACGTCGACTCACTGCGCAACAAGCCCGGCACCTGCGTGGTGATCGCCAACCACCAGTCCAACTACGACCTGTTCGTCTGCGGCAACGTGGTGCCCCACCGCACTGTGTGTATCGCCAAGAAGAGCCTTAAATGGGTGCCGCTGTTCGGTCAGTTGTTCTGGCTGGCGGGCAATGTGCTGATCGACCGCGGCAATGCCCACAAGGCGCGCCGTGCGATGCTGACCACCACCCACACCTTGCAACACGAGGACACCTCGATCTGGGTGTTCCCGGAAGGCACGCGTAACCTCGGCAAAGGCCTGCTGCCGTTCAAGAAGGGCGCGTTTCATATGGCGATCGCTGCCGGTGTGCCCATCGTGCAGGTGTGTGTCAGCAACTACGTTACCCACATGAAGCTCAATCGCTGGAACAGCGGTGATGTACTCATACGCTCATTGCCGCCGATTCCTACAGCAGGGTTGAGCGCCGATGATGTCCCCGCGCTGATGCAGGCCTGCCAGGCGCAGATGGATGCCTGTATCGCCGCAATGGACCTTGAACTGCAAAGTGACGTAACAATAGAACTCCCTTCCAGCTAA
- a CDS encoding ParB N-terminal domain-containing protein, protein MGNLSTTTATTSTTAKVTIAQLCRSKDFQVRAKLCFHTVQRYATAIKAGQELPPLQVALVDGVPCLVDGYHRAEALDYLGYVEAEAVITETTRHEAQWMAATANLTHGLPLKTRELREVFRVYIRTGRHKMGRGRLKSYREIAQDLGRPHTTIRGWMEKDFKKLFNQYGDANRRAKGDEDIIRALPPPRNAWVAIDHLDAVRNAFQETACAESREAIRVYLKALSDDLLADWKNRMADF, encoded by the coding sequence ATGGGAAACTTATCCACGACGACAGCCACCACCTCCACCACAGCAAAAGTCACCATTGCGCAACTCTGCCGCTCCAAAGACTTCCAAGTACGGGCGAAGCTCTGCTTCCACACGGTTCAACGATACGCAACAGCTATCAAGGCGGGGCAGGAACTACCACCACTCCAAGTTGCTTTGGTTGACGGCGTCCCGTGTCTTGTTGACGGCTATCACCGAGCCGAAGCCCTGGATTACCTGGGTTACGTGGAAGCGGAGGCAGTCATCACCGAAACAACCAGGCACGAAGCTCAATGGATGGCAGCCACTGCCAACCTAACCCACGGACTCCCCCTCAAGACGCGTGAGCTGCGGGAGGTTTTCAGGGTCTACATTCGCACTGGCCGTCACAAGATGGGCCGAGGGCGGCTGAAGTCCTACCGGGAAATTGCTCAGGATTTAGGCCGACCACATACTACCATCCGGGGCTGGATGGAGAAGGACTTCAAGAAACTGTTCAACCAATACGGGGACGCCAATCGAAGGGCCAAGGGGGACGAGGACATTATCCGTGCACTACCTCCCCCAAGAAACGCATGGGTCGCGATTGACCACCTCGACGCCGTCCGCAACGCCTTTCAGGAAACTGCCTGCGCCGAGTCACGCGAGGCCATACGGGTCTACCTCAAAGCTCTCAGTGACGATCTACTGGCTGACTGGAAAAACAGGATGGCCGACTTCTAG
- a CDS encoding magnesium and cobalt transport protein CorA, whose translation MGRVVAAAVYSAGKKVSDITLDEGAAWAAKPDHFVWIGLEEPSALELSNLQRQFNLHELAIEDALEKHSRPKLETFGDALFIVTYSPVRENGKLEFIETHIFAGKGYIITARNGHSASYGFVRQRCEARPLLLEHGEDFVLYALLDFVTENYQPVSEAIHAEIDELERNVLCSSLSERDIQKIHGLRRDVLRLKRYVAPMVEISQELQKLSFPFIDKNMRPYFRDVQIHVTRQMEDLTTLRDIASQTIEIGVLLEASRQSVVQRKFAAWAAILAFPTAVAGIYGMNFENMPELKWHYGYFAVIGLIAVGCTSLWASFKRSGWL comes from the coding sequence ATGGGTAGAGTTGTTGCGGCCGCTGTTTACAGCGCCGGTAAGAAAGTCTCGGATATCACCCTCGACGAAGGCGCGGCCTGGGCCGCCAAACCCGACCACTTTGTGTGGATCGGCCTCGAGGAACCCAGCGCCCTGGAGCTCTCCAACCTGCAGCGCCAGTTCAACCTGCACGAACTGGCCATTGAAGACGCCCTGGAAAAACACAGCCGCCCCAAGCTGGAAACCTTTGGCGACGCGCTGTTTATCGTCACCTACTCACCGGTGCGCGAGAACGGCAAGCTGGAGTTTATCGAGACGCATATTTTTGCCGGCAAGGGTTACATCATCACCGCACGCAACGGCCACTCGGCGTCCTACGGCTTTGTGCGTCAGCGCTGTGAGGCGCGGCCGCTGTTGCTGGAACATGGGGAAGATTTCGTACTGTATGCGCTGCTGGATTTCGTCACCGAAAACTACCAGCCGGTGAGCGAGGCGATCCACGCCGAGATCGATGAGCTGGAGCGCAACGTCCTGTGCAGCTCGTTGAGCGAGCGCGATATCCAGAAGATCCACGGCCTGCGCCGCGACGTGCTGCGGCTTAAACGTTACGTGGCGCCGATGGTGGAGATCAGCCAGGAATTGCAGAAGCTGAGCTTCCCGTTTATCGACAAGAACATGCGCCCCTACTTCCGTGATGTGCAGATCCACGTCACACGGCAGATGGAAGACCTGACCACCCTGCGCGATATCGCCAGCCAGACCATCGAGATCGGTGTGCTGCTTGAGGCCTCGCGTCAGAGCGTGGTGCAGCGCAAGTTTGCCGCGTGGGCGGCGATCCTGGCGTTCCCCACCGCAGTGGCGGGGATTTATGGGATGAACTTCGAGAACATGCCCGAGCTGAAATGGCACTACGGCTATTTTGCGGTGATCGGGCTTATTGCCGTGGGGTGCACCAGCCTGTGGGCGAGCTTCAAGCGCTCTGGTTGGCTTTAA
- a CDS encoding site-specific integrase — MTRPTLDSRGVYQFRRKVPKHLIAVVGKVDWKRSLSTRDPDVALRRARAVSEECAQVFALAQGIYDGGVRLDASDVQQLAARWFREELSQLEATGEYWRWLVEETDDALSAQSGEPIGGYFSTFQSVVSVDSAADVSRLTLPFINSMLEVNKLPPTVVGTALHAQLAEAFWSHLCDLSTLCLARSNSSGRYVAAPMIAPVAPLSFERASATKVEGRTLLAVWEAYKTDRLASKGAATATTLNDYRGIVQHFVELFGDIPVSSFTNELAQEYRLKLARTPVSKGVGIRGIDAVQQIALADAQDLPRISPATTQKRLRVMSSILAFAKDMGWIQVNPIVDSGVSKRVSRDINKAGGSRRRKDYTRDEIKTILSSPVFVADWKPQLTDLGRALYWMPLLAAYTGARQNELAQLYVRDVRQATGGIYYLSILNDESDDDDGRRVKSVSSRRDVPLHRDLLELGFGAYVDSLPSAGQLFPRLAQDAGGKFGQSFGRHWGPYLVKVVGLDSPAAPMHGFRHAFKTMCRGAGIPDDVHEAITGHSGGTVGRSYGSMPLTRMAEELNKFPRLALEAGLLK; from the coding sequence ATGACCCGACCTACCCTGGATTCCCGTGGGGTTTATCAGTTTCGACGCAAGGTTCCCAAGCACCTTATTGCGGTTGTGGGCAAGGTGGACTGGAAGCGAAGCTTGAGCACCCGTGACCCCGACGTTGCTCTACGTAGAGCCCGTGCTGTCAGTGAAGAGTGTGCCCAGGTATTCGCGCTTGCGCAGGGGATATATGACGGTGGCGTGCGCTTGGATGCTTCAGACGTTCAGCAGTTAGCCGCCCGTTGGTTTCGGGAGGAGCTGTCGCAGTTGGAAGCCACTGGGGAGTACTGGCGCTGGCTTGTCGAGGAGACTGATGATGCACTTAGCGCCCAGAGCGGTGAGCCCATTGGTGGGTACTTCAGTACGTTCCAGTCCGTAGTCAGTGTGGATTCCGCCGCCGACGTCAGCAGGCTAACCCTTCCTTTTATCAATTCGATGTTGGAGGTAAACAAACTTCCTCCTACTGTTGTTGGGACGGCCCTGCACGCACAGTTGGCCGAAGCTTTCTGGTCCCACCTTTGTGACCTTTCCACACTTTGCCTGGCCCGCTCAAACTCCAGTGGCCGTTATGTCGCTGCTCCCATGATAGCGCCAGTTGCACCGCTTTCTTTCGAGCGCGCGTCGGCTACCAAAGTGGAGGGGCGCACCCTCCTTGCCGTTTGGGAGGCCTACAAGACAGACCGTCTTGCCAGTAAAGGCGCTGCTACGGCCACCACTCTTAACGACTACAGGGGGATCGTTCAGCACTTCGTCGAATTGTTCGGTGATATTCCCGTTTCCAGTTTCACAAATGAACTTGCCCAGGAGTACAGGCTGAAGCTCGCCCGAACTCCAGTTAGTAAAGGGGTAGGTATTCGTGGAATTGACGCGGTTCAGCAAATCGCTTTAGCGGATGCTCAGGACCTGCCACGGATTAGCCCTGCCACCACACAGAAGCGCCTTCGAGTCATGTCGTCCATCCTGGCGTTCGCCAAGGACATGGGGTGGATTCAGGTTAACCCAATTGTTGACTCCGGCGTTTCCAAGCGTGTATCGCGGGACATTAATAAAGCGGGTGGCAGTCGCCGTCGCAAGGACTACACGCGGGATGAAATAAAAACTATCTTGTCCAGTCCAGTATTCGTTGCGGACTGGAAACCTCAGCTTACGGACCTTGGTCGGGCGCTTTACTGGATGCCGCTGTTGGCTGCCTACACGGGGGCCCGTCAGAACGAATTGGCTCAACTTTACGTCCGTGATGTGCGTCAGGCTACTGGGGGGATTTACTACCTGAGTATCCTTAATGATGAGTCCGACGATGACGATGGCCGACGGGTTAAAAGCGTCAGCAGCCGACGGGATGTTCCGCTCCATCGGGATTTGTTGGAGCTGGGTTTTGGTGCCTACGTGGATTCTTTGCCTTCGGCGGGGCAGTTGTTCCCCAGGTTGGCGCAGGATGCAGGCGGGAAGTTCGGTCAGTCGTTTGGCCGACACTGGGGGCCTTACTTGGTTAAGGTCGTTGGTCTTGATAGTCCAGCTGCTCCGATGCACGGCTTTCGCCATGCGTTCAAAACCATGTGTCGAGGGGCGGGAATTCCAGACGACGTTCATGAGGCCATCACCGGCCACAGTGGTGGGACGGTAGGGCGGTCTTACGGCAGTATGCCTTTGACCCGCATGGCGGAGGAGCTAAACAAGTTCCCGCGCCTGGCCCTGGAGGCGGGGTTGCTCAAGTAA
- a CDS encoding amidotransferase — MSLRVCILETDILRPGLIDQYQGYGQMFKRLFSKQPIAAEFVVYNVVQGEYPSDDEVFDAYLVTGSKADSFGTDPWIQTLKTYLLQRYERGDKLLGICFGHQLLALLLGGKAERASQGWGMGIHDYKLDTQAPWMSPEVPELTLLISHQDQVTRLPDNATVIASSDFCPFAAYHIGDQVLCFQGHPEFIQDYSRELLEILQTTLGEKIYTNGVASLDREHHGATVAEWMMRFVAHKPEADVKANQSA; from the coding sequence ATGTCGCTACGCGTCTGCATCCTGGAAACCGATATCCTGCGTCCAGGCTTGATCGATCAGTACCAAGGTTACGGGCAGATGTTCAAGCGCCTGTTTTCCAAGCAGCCGATTGCCGCCGAGTTTGTCGTGTACAACGTGGTGCAGGGCGAATACCCGTCCGACGATGAGGTGTTCGATGCCTACCTCGTCACGGGCAGCAAGGCCGATTCCTTCGGCACCGACCCCTGGATCCAGACCCTTAAGACTTACCTGCTCCAGCGCTATGAGCGTGGCGACAAGCTGCTGGGCATCTGTTTCGGTCATCAACTATTGGCGTTGCTGCTCGGCGGCAAGGCCGAACGCGCGAGCCAAGGCTGGGGCATGGGCATCCACGATTACAAGCTCGATACCCAGGCTCCGTGGATGAGCCCTGAAGTGCCGGAGCTGACGCTGTTGATCAGCCATCAGGACCAGGTCACCCGTTTGCCGGACAACGCCACCGTCATCGCTTCCAGCGATTTCTGCCCGTTCGCCGCCTATCACATCGGCGACCAGGTGCTGTGCTTCCAGGGGCATCCGGAGTTTATTCAGGACTATTCCCGCGAGCTGCTGGAGATTCTGCAGACGACGCTGGGTGAAAAAATCTACACCAACGGCGTCGCCAGTCTCGATCGCGAGCACCACGGTGCAACCGTGGCGGAATGGATGATGCGCTTTGTGGCGCACAAGCCTGAGGCGGACGTTAAAGCCAACCAGAGCGCTTGA
- a CDS encoding ribonuclease H, translated as MTTYIAYVDGACPNNGKPNAKAGWGAYITNPQGDTLEVAGPVPSDQRQTNSRAELLAPLMALRRCKPGASITIVSDAQYVVKGAMEWLEGWKARGWRKSDKTPVEHRDLWELLDQEMLKREIRFHWVKGHNGDPGNERADMLACRGANGEYVHELTMAGETA; from the coding sequence ATGACCACGTACATTGCTTACGTCGACGGCGCCTGCCCGAACAACGGTAAACCCAACGCCAAAGCGGGCTGGGGCGCCTACATCACTAACCCCCAAGGGGATACGTTGGAAGTTGCTGGGCCGGTACCTTCAGACCAACGTCAAACCAATAGTCGTGCGGAGCTTCTGGCGCCGCTAATGGCGCTCCGACGTTGTAAGCCTGGGGCATCTATCACCATCGTCTCTGACGCCCAATACGTCGTCAAAGGCGCTATGGAATGGCTGGAGGGCTGGAAGGCTAGGGGCTGGCGAAAGTCGGACAAGACGCCGGTCGAACATCGGGACCTATGGGAGTTGCTAGACCAAGAAATGCTGAAGCGCGAGATTCGCTTCCATTGGGTCAAAGGTCACAACGGCGATCCAGGTAACGAGCGCGCCGACATGCTGGCCTGTCGTGGGGCCAACGGCGAGTACGTTCATGAACTGACCATGGCTGGCGAGACAGCGTAA
- a CDS encoding crotonase/enoyl-CoA hydratase family protein, producing MSELIAYHLEDGIATLTLSNGKVNAISPAVVSEFNAALDQAEKDRAVVVITGTPGILSGGYDLKVMTAGPKEAISLVTSGSTLARRLLSHPFPVIVACPGHAVAKGAFLLLSADYRIGVEGPFSIGLNEVAIGMTMHHAGIELARDRLRKSAFHRSVINAEMFDPQGALQAGFLDKVVAPEELHAAALEAARQLKKINMNAHKHTKLKVRKALLEALDEAIIQDQGHILS from the coding sequence ATGAGTGAGTTGATTGCCTACCACCTCGAAGACGGTATCGCGACCCTGACGTTGAGCAATGGCAAGGTGAATGCCATTTCTCCGGCCGTGGTGAGTGAGTTTAATGCGGCGCTGGACCAGGCCGAGAAGGACCGGGCGGTGGTGGTGATCACCGGCACGCCGGGGATTCTGTCGGGTGGTTATGATTTGAAGGTGATGACGGCCGGGCCTAAAGAAGCCATCAGCCTGGTGACATCAGGCTCGACGCTGGCGCGGCGTCTGTTGTCGCACCCGTTCCCGGTGATCGTGGCGTGCCCTGGGCATGCGGTGGCCAAGGGCGCGTTCCTGCTGTTGTCGGCCGATTATCGGATTGGCGTGGAAGGCCCGTTCAGCATCGGTCTGAATGAAGTGGCCATCGGCATGACCATGCACCACGCAGGCATCGAGTTGGCGCGGGATCGTTTGCGTAAATCGGCGTTTCACCGCTCGGTGATCAATGCCGAGATGTTTGACCCGCAGGGCGCGTTGCAGGCCGGTTTCCTCGACAAAGTGGTGGCACCCGAGGAGTTGCACGCCGCGGCCCTGGAAGCGGCGCGCCAGTTGAAGAAGATCAATATGAACGCCCACAAGCACACCAAGTTGAAAGTGCGTAAAGCGCTGCTGGAAGCTCTGGATGAGGCGATCATCCAGGATCAGGGCCATATACTGAGCTAA
- a CDS encoding BRO family protein, whose amino-acid sequence MNQVQNFAFGQMDVRVIEQNGQPWFLASDVCHALTLTNASVACKGLAPDEYSKFNLGQRGLTSALVVSESGLYKLIMRSDKPEARAFQDWVTRVVLPAIRKDGAYVLGEEKVVTGELSEDELVMRAMNIMSRKVDRLTQERDQLASMSAVQAAHIERIAPAAEVGQALARRKALGIVDFCRKLPGVSINAVQTRLYDMQYLHKKPGHWTPYAKFKGVLFDETFTADGYSKVVVLEAGRHVPHALLEQPRLQGQARELV is encoded by the coding sequence ATGAACCAGGTGCAAAACTTCGCCTTTGGCCAGATGGACGTCCGCGTCATCGAGCAGAACGGCCAGCCGTGGTTTCTAGCTTCGGACGTATGCCACGCTTTGACACTCACGAATGCCAGCGTGGCCTGTAAGGGCCTGGCCCCTGATGAATACTCTAAGTTCAACTTAGGGCAACGGGGTTTAACCTCCGCACTGGTAGTCAGCGAGTCCGGCCTCTACAAGCTAATCATGCGGTCGGACAAGCCTGAAGCCCGAGCCTTCCAGGATTGGGTTACGCGGGTAGTCCTCCCGGCAATCCGCAAGGACGGCGCCTATGTCCTGGGCGAAGAAAAGGTAGTGACCGGCGAGCTGTCCGAAGACGAACTGGTCATGAGGGCAATGAACATCATGTCCAGGAAGGTCGACCGACTGACCCAGGAACGTGACCAGCTCGCCAGCATGTCGGCCGTCCAGGCTGCACACATCGAGCGAATCGCCCCGGCCGCTGAAGTGGGCCAGGCGTTGGCCAGGCGTAAGGCCCTGGGCATTGTGGACTTCTGCCGCAAGCTGCCTGGCGTCTCTATCAACGCCGTACAGACCCGCCTGTATGACATGCAGTACTTGCACAAGAAGCCAGGCCACTGGACCCCTTACGCCAAGTTCAAGGGCGTCCTGTTTGACGAAACCTTCACCGCTGACGGCTATTCGAAAGTGGTCGTCCTGGAAGCTGGTAGGCATGTACCACATGCGTTACTTGAGCAACCCCGCCTCCAGGGCCAGGCGCGGGAACTTGTTTAG